A region from the Leguminivora glycinivorella isolate SPB_JAAS2020 chromosome 3, LegGlyc_1.1, whole genome shotgun sequence genome encodes:
- the LOC125242578 gene encoding uncharacterized protein LOC125242578, whose translation MMRRGSMAILGGGEPLIVVEESGAEEEASYRSPVATRGLSIDQESPPDPYHLSPWRDTRKHSLPTPSCTTGPTASQVRRLSERGEGAAREAREAAFLATLSQVQPQPGGRRHSVVTISRVPQALFGRGRRESIAAFPALGHRRDSVKKSTETLGSTHNLQLDIMDDIVQARKVRMRLWNTSSERVCEVQPLDERSPMSGSVRYTNRGRRHSDFVGSPLPPIPARRRASEMPPPPPIPPRTGAGVICTDTDLHHMLNALTSSSTEIDLCGKPERTRRLADTRSSSFDASTLRDKPPGSGTTWFTRRHQTLATKKKVNEPQKKSKVTFAPDAKQAPGDVAAVVWDQPSGSIVDASALGSAIEVFLRKGGAGDPGVAGTSTTTLKETGKCTGARPKVPEPPGGSRSSGRPGDERWCPTRPEDDEGAQGCDATLCSSLKDLFV comes from the exons ATGATGCGGCGCGGCTCAATGGCCATCCTCGGCGGCGGGGAACCGCTGATAGTGGTGGAAGAGAGCGGCGCGGAGGAGGAGGCATCTTACCGCAGCCCGGTGGCCACACGAGGCCTCTCCATCGACCAGGAGTCGCCGCCTGATCCCTACCACCTGTCACCGTGGCGCGACACTCGCAAACACTCCCTGCCTACACCCTCCTGCACCACCGGCCCTACTGCTAGCCAG GTCCGCCGTCTATCGGAGCGGGGCGAGGGTGCCGCTCGAGAAGCGCGCGAAGCTGCTTTCCTAGCGACGCTAAGCCAGGTCCAGCCACAACCTGGTGGTCGAAG ACATTCCGTTGTGACAATATCTCGCGTGCCACAAGCGCTGTTCGGGCGAGGTCGCCGCGAGTCCATCGCCGCCTTCCCCGCGCTGGGCCACCGCCGGGACTCAGTTAAGAAAT CAACCGAAACATTAGGCAGCACGCATAATTTACAACTCGACATCATGGATGACATCGTGCAAGCTCGAAAAGTACGCATGCGGCTTTGGAATACCTCTAGTGAACGCGTCTGCGAGGTGCAGCCACTGGACGAACGCTCGCCGATGAGCGGGTCCGTGCGGTACACGAACCGTGGCCGACGGCACTCTGACTTCGTCGGGTCGCCGCTACCGCCAATTCCTGCTCGCCGCCGTGCCTCCGAGATGCCTCCACCGCCCCCTATCCCGCCGCGAACTGGCGCTGGCGTCATTTGTACCGACACAGATCTCCATCACATGCTCAATGCGCTCACATCTTCTTCCACTGAAATAGACCTCTGCGGCAAGCCCGAAAGAACAAGACGACTAGCCGACACACGTTCAAGCAGCTTCGATGCTTCTACTTTACGAGACAAACCCCCAGGATCAGGCACTACTTGGTTTACGCGACGCCATCAAACTTTGGCGACAAAGAAAAAAGTGAACGAACCACAGAAAAAATCTAAAGTCACTTTTGCACCTGACGCCAAACAAGCCCCGGGTGATGTGGCGGCGGTCGTGTGGGATCAGCCGTCTGGTTCTATTGTAGATGCCAGCGCGCTTGGAAGTGCAATCGAAGTGTTTCTCAGGAAGGGTGGAGCAGGAGACCCAGGAGTTGCTGGCACTTCGACCACCACTTTAAAAGAGACAGGGAAATGTACTGGCGCTCGGCCTAAAGTGCCGGAGCCGCCAGGGGGCTCTCGATCGTCGGGCCGTCCAGGTGACGAGCGCTGGTGTCCCACCAGGCCCGAGGACGATGAAGGAGCGCAGGGGTGCGATGCAACCCTGTGCTCATCATTAAAAGACCTTTTCGTGTAG